GAGGCGGAGCCCGACCCTGAGCCGAGGCCGCGGCCCCGCCCCGCGCCGCGCACCACCGCGAGCGCTCCCGTGAGCGCGCCCGCCGCCACGGCCGACGGCGGCTACGCCTCCCAGGACGCGATCGAGGAGGCGATCTTCGATCTCCCCGTGGACGGCAGCACGCTGAACCGCGGCTCGTCGGGCGTCGACGGCTATTACGCCGCGGGCACCTCGTCCGCGACCAAGACGAATACGCTGATCATGAACATCCCGGGCTCGGTCTCGATCATCCCCGAGGAGCTCGCCGAGGATCAGGCCGCCAACACGCTCGGCCAGGCGCTGCTCTACGTTCCGGGCATCGCCGTGCAGCAGGGCGAGGGGCATCGCGATCAGCTGACCTTCCGCGGCCAGGAAACCACCGCGGACTTTTTCGTCGACGGCGTGCGCGACGACATCGAGACGTTCCGCGATCTCTACAACGTCCAGACCATCGAGGTGCTCAAAGGCCCGAACGCCATGATCTTCGGCCGCGGCGGCGGCGGTGGCGTGATCAACCGCGTCACCAAGCGCGCCGACGGCGTTCCGATCTACGAGGGCACGGTGCAGGTCGGCAGCTGGGGCCGCGCGCGCGGGACGGCAGACGTCGGCCAGGCGATCTCGCCCAACGCCGCGTTCCGCCTGAATGCCATGTACGAGGACTCGGAGACGTTCCGGGAATTCTCGTGGCTCGAGCGCTACGGCATCAATCCGACCATGGGCTTCAAGCTCGGCGAGCGGACCACGCTGCATTTCAGCTACGAGTACAAGACCCACGACCAGAACATCGACCGCGGCGGTCCGTCGATCGACGGCAGGCCGTTTCAGGCTCCCCTCGAGACGTATTTCGGCCAGCCCTTCGCGAGCTTGACCACGTTCGACGGGCACGTGGCCACGGCGACGCTCGAGCACGAGACCACGGGCGGCCTGCAGATCCGCAACCACACCTTCTTCGCGGACTACGACAAGCTCTACCAGAACATTTTCGCATCTTCGGCGGTGAACGCGCCGGGGCCGGGTCTGGTGGAGCTCGACGGCTATCAAAATATCGAAGCCCGCCAGAACTTCGTCAATCAGACGGACTTCTCCTATTCGTTCGCGCACGGGCAGCACCTCCGCCACACGCTGGTGGGCGGCCTGGAGTTCGGCGTGCAAAAGAACGATGCGTTCCGCAATCTGCCGGTCTTCGTGGCGCCGGGTTCCGGCATCTTCACCCTCGACGTGCCGGTGGCCGATCCGACGGTCTTCACCAGGACCCTGTACAACCGGCCGAACCGGCGCCGTTTCACCGACCTCGATACGTCGAGCGCCTTCATCCAGGATCAGTTCGAGATCACGCGCTATTTCGAGCTGATCGGCGGCATCCGCTTCGACCGCTTCGACGTCAGCTTCGAGGATACGCTGAACGGCTTCCAGACCTCGCGCGTCGACGACGAGTGGTCGCCCCGCGTCGGCGGCGTCGTCAAGCCGTGGGAGAGCCTGCATTTCTATGCGAGCTACGCCAAGTCGTTCCTGCCGGCGAATGGCGACAATTTCGGCGAACTCAGCGTCACGGCGTCGGATCTGGAGCCGGAGACGTTCGAGAACTACGAGACGGGCTTCAAGTGGACGATCATGCCGCGCCTGCTGTTGCAGGGCGCGATCTACCGCCTGGACCGCGACAACCAGGCGGTGACCATCGGTCCCGACACCTTCGCGCGCGGCCTGACCCGGACGCGGGGCAAGGAGATCGAGATCAGCGGCTACGTCACCGACAAGTGGCAGGTGTTCGGCGGCTATGCCCACACGGACTCCGAGATCCTCTTCGCCGGCGACGATCTCTCCCTGGTCGGCAACTCGGTGGAGTCCGTCCCGGTCGACACCTTCTCGATGTGGAACAAGTACCAGCTCACCAAGAAATGGGGCGTGGGCCTCGGCGTCATCTACCAGGCGGGCTGGTTCGCCGAGGCGAACAACGCGGTTAAGGTGCCGAGCTACACGCGGTTCGACAGTGCCGTCTATTACGACATCAACGAGCACTGGTCCGCGCAGCTCAATGTCGAGAACATGTTCGACACCGAGTACTGGATCTCCTCGCACAACAACAACAACATCTCCTACGGGGCGCCGACCTCGGCCTTCGTGACCATGAAGGCGAAGTGGTAGGATCTAGAAACCGCTAGAGGTCCACTCTGACCCGTCCGCTCGCTGTGATCAGGAGGGCCGTGGACGCCCCCGCCCATCCTTCGCTGTCGCAGTGGTGAAGTCTTGATTCGGCCTTGAATTCCCTCTAACTTTCGTAGGTTAGTTAGGGGCCTACTTCGTCTATAAATCTCATGCATAGAGCACGCAAGTTCGCCATTTTCGCGTTGGTGGCACTCCTTCTTCCGGCTTCAGCCGTGGGAGCGTCGCTAGTCTGGTGTGTGGGCCTCAACGGGCACAACGCTATCGAAAGCGCGGCGTCCAGCCATCATCATGAGACGTCCAGGTTTTCTTCTCAGGTGCGTGAGCTTTGCGTGGAAGGCGGACGCTGCCTAAATTATGATGTATTGCAGCTCGCTGAAGTTCCAAAGAAATTGGCTTCGCTTGCATCGCCATCGAAGAATCCGACTGCCTCAGCGATCATTTCGCATAATTATTTTGATGGCTCCGAATCTCCCTTGGAAGTGGTCCGCACTTGGACTGGTGTTGTCGCCAGCCAACTCGCCCATCTCCGCACCGTTGTGCTGCTGATCTAACTCTCTCCGATTACAGGCACTGACTTCGCGTGCATCAAGCGCGCAGTCATCTATCGCCGTGTATGGGGGGGGAAATGATCGCAACAAAAATACGACGGTTTATCATCTTGATTCTGACGCTTTCGCTGTCCGCCTGCTACAAGCAGCCGGTTTCCTATCTCGATGGCGGGCCATCCACCTTGGCGGATGGAAGCCGCCTAAACGCCGAGACGGACGTCTCAGCGGTCACGCCAGCCGATAAGACTGTCGTTCGCTACGCGAACGCATCGCGCTATCCGGACTCGCAGGCAACTTATACTGGCACGGTCACGCTGAGCGATGCGGTTCGGCGCGCTCTCCGTTACAGCCCGGCCTTGGAGGCTGCGTCGATCGAGGTTGATGCCAAGCGCGCGGAAACTGTTCAGGCGGGCCTTAGACCAAACCCTGTCATCACGGGAGATGTACAGAATGTCGGACAGGATGTTCAGGAATCTACTTTGGAGCTCTCTCAGGTCATTCTTCTTGGCGGAAAGCGGCTAAAGCGTATCAGGGCCGCCGAGCTCGATGTCGGGGTCGCGGAATGGGATTACGAAGCTGTGCGTCTGCGGACAGCGAGCAACACTGCGGAGGACTTTGTCGACGTTCTGGGAAGCCAACGACGGATTCAGATCCTTGGCGAGCTCGAGGGCGTGGCCAGACAGCTCAAGAAAGCGGTGAACGAACGGGTGGATGCCGGAACGATAAGTGCGGTTGACCTAAAGAGAACCGAGATCGAAGTCATTCGTGCGCAGTCCCAGCTAAGTCAAGAAAAATCGCTCCTTGGCGTTCTACGCCGCCGGCTCGCGAACAACTGGGGTGCGCGCAGCGCAGACTTTGAGTACGTCAAGGGTGACTTGGCGACGGGCACTCGTCTGCCGTCGGCAGACCAACTCAGCGCTTTTTTGTCTTCGAATCCTGACGTTGCACGCTGGACGACCGAGATGATGCAGCGGGAGGCCGTTCTTAGGTTAGAGAAGTCCAAACGGATACCCGACCTGACTGTCGGCGCTGGCGCGCGGAACGTAAGGGACGCTGACGAAACGGGAGCCCTAGTTGGCCTCTCGATTCCGCTACCGGTATTTGATCGCAATCAGGGCAATATCGCTGCCGCACAAACCCGCGTTTTCAAGGCGCGACGCGAGACAATGGCCGCAAGAATCGATGTGAATTCCCAGATGCTGGAGGCCTACGGCGACCTTGTGGTTGCCTCCCGAAAGCTTGAGGCCCTGCAGAAACAGATCCTGCCTACCGCTCAAGAAGTCTACGCAGACACGAACAAGGGCTATGCCGCCGGAGAGTTCGATCTCTTGAGCGTTTTGGATTCTCAGCGAACCCTGTTTGCGACACGCCTGGAGATCGTGAATGCGCAGGCGGACTTCCAAAAGGCAAAGGTGAGAATCGAAGCTTTGATTGGACGCAGCCTCTATGACTTCTGAGAAGAATGGGAATCAACGACGCCCGCTGAACCGGCTGCTCATTGGGACGGCAATTCTTGTCGTCTTGATGGTTATGGCCGCCGTTGCTGTTTGGCTTCCATACTCGAGAGCAACGATTAATTCCCTCGTGACCACCGGTGTCGAGCGTGCAGAGACCAGCATCAACGGTGCTGGAACGGGCCCCGACCGATCGGATCCGCCCCATGCTGAGAATAGTGACGAACAATCAAAAACCGAGACCGAGAAAGACCAAGTTGCAGCAATCGGTGGCCCGGCGGACGACGGCGAATCATCGTCAGGGCAGCACGAGTCTGAAGGGGAAGGGGCGCCGGACCTCGGTGTCGAAAATCTCAAGCGCCTCGGTATCAAAGTCGCTGTCGCTGACGACAGCCCAATGGTGATGGATATCGAGCGTCCCGCAGAAGTGAAATTCGACAACGATCGGGTGGTTCACGTCGTGCCCCGCGTTGCTGGCGTGGTTAGCAGTGTGTCGGTGTCAGAAGGTGAGGTTGTCGAGGAGGACGAGGTCCTCGCGGTCGTTCATAGTCGAGAGCTCGCGGAAATGAAATCAGCGTATCTCGCTGATCTGGAGCGGCGAGACTTGGCATGGGAGAATTTCGACCGAGCGAAGCGGCTTTGGGAGAAAAAGATCTCTTCCGAGAAGGACTATCTGGCACAGAAGACCGCATTGGCTGAGGCGGACATTGCTTTGACCGCCTCGCAGCAGAAGCTTCGCGCGCTTGGTCTATCACAAAGCTACCTCGACAAGCTTAAGGATGGCGCGGTTGAAGACCTTGCGAAATATGAGATACGCGCGCCGATTACCGGAACTGTCATTAAGAAGCACATCAGCCTCGGTGAGGCTGTGTCCGTCGACAGTGACGCATTTATGGTAGCCGACACGTCGACCGTCTGGGTGGACATAACAGTCTATCCCGAGGACCTACGAGAGGTTGGCGCCGGACAAATTGTCCAAATTCAACTTGACGAGAACGACGTCGTTGAAGGGCAGATAGCCTTCGTCACGGCCGATGTACAAGAGGAGACGCGCACCGCCGTCGCGCGGGTCATCAGGGACAATGCAGGAGGCCGATTGAAGCCAGGCATGTTCGTCAAGGCGTGGATTGAACTGAGCCAAGAGACCGGCGGCGTTCGCGTTCCCAAGACTGCAGTGCAAAACTTCAACAACAACACCGTGGTCTTTGTCCAGGAGGGGGAAAGCTTCGAGCCGAGACCCGTCAAGCCTGGCCGCGAAAACTCGAAATACGTCCAAGTTCTATCGGGGCTTACTAAAGGAGAGAGCTACGTTGAAGAGGGGGCGTTCACGCTGAAAGCACTCATCCAGAAGGCACAAATGGGCGAAGGCCACGGTCACTGAGGATGCCATGCTGAACAGGCTCGTCGAGATTTCACTTCAGTACAAATTCCTCGTGATCATTGCGTTTCTTGTCGTGGGCTTTCTCGGCTGGCGGGCGGTGACCAACGTGCCAATCGATGCCTTTCCTGACGTGACGCCAGTCCAGGTGAACATCTACACAGAATCGCCGGGCCTTGCAGCCGAGGACGTAGAGCAACTCCTCACATTTCCCGTTGAATCGGCCATGGCTGGTCTGCCCAACGTCGACGAAATCCGCTCGGTAAGCTTATTTGGCCTATCTTACGTAGCCGTCTATTTCGCGGACGACGTAGACATTTATTTCGCGCGTCGCCTTGTAATGGAGAGGTTGGCTGAAGTGGGCGACCGGATCCCTGAAGGGTATGGCACGCCGGAAATGGGACCGAACGCTTCTGGCCTCGGTCAAGTCTATTGGTACACGCTGGAACGTACCGATGAGAAACTTGCCGAGGACATTTCCGACATGGATTTGCGCACCCTTCAAGATTGGTCAGTTCGATTGATCTTGAGAACCGCTCCCGGCGTCGATGACGTGATGTCCTGGGGCGGTCAGGAGCGGCAATATCAGGTCCAGATCGATCCCCTTAAGCTCATCAAATACAAGCTCGGCTATAGAGATATCATCGAGGCGATTGAGGCGAACAATCGGCAGGTTGGCGGCCAGTACATCGATCAAGGGCCAGAGCAGTTCCTAGTGCGAGGGCTGGGTCTCGTCGCGAATGAGAACAACATCGGCGATATCGTTCTGAAAGTTCACGATGGATCTGCTGTATACCTCCGCGACGTGGCCAAAATCACTCAGGCTCCCGCCTTGCGTTTCGGCGCCGTGACCCGCGACGGTAAAGAGGTGGTTCTTGGAATGTCTTTGGCGCGTATTGGAGAAAACGCCAAAGACGTAGTCGATGCAGTGAAGGGCAAGCTCTCCGTAGCGGAGCAGGCTCTGCCAGAAGGCATCGTTCTGAAGCCCATATATGACCGTACAGAGTTGGTGGAAAAAGCCGTAGGCACCGCGGAACGCGCCCTGATTGAAGGGTCGATCCTCGTTGCCATTGTGCTTTTTTTGTTTCTCGGCGAGTTGCGGTCGGCTTTCGTCGTTATCGCCGCGCTGCCGCTCGCAATGCTTATCGCGTTTATTTTTATGGAGCAGGCAGGACTCTCCGCCAATCTCATGTCTCTAGCCGGCCTCGCCATCGGTATCGGCATGATGGTCGACGGCGCCGTCGTGATGGTCGAAAACTCGTTCCGCATCATGGCGGAACGGAAGTCAGCCGGCGAGGAGGTGAACCGAACGGCAGCGGTTCTCACCGCCGCACGCGAAGTTGCTAACCCAATTGCATTCGCCATTCTGATTATTATCGTTGTCTTTCTGCCTCTCTTTAGCTTGCAAGGCCTGGAAGGCAAGCTGTTTAAGCCGATGGCTTTCAATATCAGCTTCGCCATGGCGGGCTCGCTTCTTCTGACGCTTACAATTATTCCCGTCTTGGCGGCGATCATTCTCAAACCCAAGGAGGAGCGCGACACCCTTATCGTTCGCTGGATCAAGCGGGGGTATCTGCCCCTTCTCGCGTGGTCATTGGCCAACAAGGGAAAAGTGGTTGTTGCTGCTGGGCTACTGCTGGTGCTCAGCCTGGCGCTCTTCCCCCTTTTAGGCAAAGAATTTATGCCGCAGCTACAGGAGGGCTCAATCATGTGGCGGGTGACCTCCATCCCTTCAACGTCTCTCGACGAATCGATCGAGATCTCGAAAAGAATCGAAGCTGCGCTAGCTGAATTCCCTGAGGTCGAAACGACGATCGCGATGATTGGACGGGCCGAGAAGGGTGAGACAGCCGACGTCAACTATATGGAAGTCTATACGGCGCTGAGGCCGCAAGACGAATGGCCATCCCGTCTGTCAATTGAAGATCTCGCCACTGCCATGCGTAAGACGCTGGAAGAAACAGTTCCGACGGCGGTGATCGCCTTTACGCAGCCAATCCAGATGCGTGTTGAAGAGCTGATTTCAGGTGTGCGGGCGACGCTCGCTGCCAAACTCTACGGCCAAGATCTCGCCGAACTTGACCGGTTGAGCCAAGATATCAAAGGGGTTATCGCTGGAGTGCCGGGCGTAGCGGATCTGTCACTTGAGGCAAACCTGGGCAAGCCCCAAATTCGCATTCAGGTCGACCGCGAAGAACTCGCACGTTATGGATTGAATGCAGATGACGTGTTGACGATCGTGCGCACTGGTATCGGCAACCAGCCGGTGTCCACTCTAATAGAAGGGGTGAAGCGCTTCGACATCACTGCACGGCTCCAGGACACATCGAAGCAGTCAGTCGAAGCAATCAAGAATATCCCCTTACGTACGCCTGACGGCGCTATCGTTCTGCTGTCACGGGTGGCCGACGTGTCTGTAGCCGAAGGCTATTCCTTCATCCGCCGGGAACAGCTTCAGCGTTATGCAGTCATCCAAATGGATGTTCGCGGGCGCGACGTGGACAGTTTTGTGCAGGATGCCAATAAAGCGATCGAGCAGAAGGTCAATTTACCTCCTGGATATTGGATCGAATGGGGCGGTGCATTCGAGAACCAGCAGCGCGCCCTTGCGCGCCTCTCCATCATCGTCCCGCTGACGATCTTCTTTATCTTCGTTCTGCTTCAAACCGCCTTCAATTCCGTTCGTCAGGCAGTGCTGATCATTGCCAACGTACCGTTTGCGACAATTGGTGGGCTCATTTTTCTATGGGTCTCGGGTCAATACTTGTCCGTACCGTCCGCGATTGGATTTATCGCCGTTTTCGGCGTGGCTATGCTTAACGGTATCGTGCTCACCTCATTCATCAATGAGTTGCGCGAAAAAGGATTTAAGATCTCAGATGCCGTGCGGCGCGGTGCCGAGCTTAGGCTTCGTCCGGTACTAATGACGGCAAGCGTCGCGATTCTCGGTCTTATACCGATGCTCTTGTCGTCGGGTGTAGGTGCTGAAACGCAGCGACCGCTCGCGACTGTCGTGGTTGGCGGCTTGATCACCTCGACCCTCCTCACACTCGTTCTGCTCCCCGTAATCTACGAGTGGGTTGAAATCAGAGTCGAAGAGCGCCGCAGCTCAGCCGAGCAAAGGCTTAGAGCGCATGAAGCCTAGGATGAAGGAGATTAAGGCGTTCCTGCACCGCAGCCGAGTCGCGGACATCGTACATGCCCTAAGAGCGGCTGAATTCCGAAACATCTCCCTAGTCGACGTCAAACCCGCATGCGGACCAAACCCCCGAATACAAGTGCGGTGGCTAGAAAAATCCCGGTAATTTTGGTACCGGAGAGGCCGCTAGGAGTGACTGCAGTTGTTCGCCCTGAGGGGAGGCGGGTAGGCCGCCCTGTTGTCGACGTGGCGCGCAGCTGGCCCAAGTCGATCTCCTGGTTTCTTTGCGTACGCAAGGCCGCACTAGCGACGTCGACGGAGCTATTCAAAAGTTGCGGAACCTCAACGTGCCGCAAGAGCGGATCGACGAGGTGATCAAGACCAAGGAGAATCTGAGAACGCTCGACTGGCCGGCGTCCGCCTCGGGTCACGTGATCGAAAAGAACGTGATCAAGGGCCAGTTTGTGGAGAAGGGCGATGAGTTGTTCCGCATCGCCGACAACTCTCATGTTTGGGTGATCGCCGAGGTCGCCGAGGCCGACATCGCCGATATCACGGTCGGCACGCCCCTCACGGTGACACTCCGTGCGTTTCCCAGCGACCCGCACGAAGGCAAGGTGACCTTCATCTATCCCCACATGCGAACGATGGAGACGCGAACCGTCTCGGTCCGCATCGAGCTGCCGAATCCCGACGGGTCGATGAAGCCCGGCATGTATGCCGACGTGGTGCTCCGTCCCAACGCCAATGCTCCCGACGTCATGGCGGGTGCCTGCCAACGCCGTCATCGACAGCGGCACGCGCAAGATCGTTCTCGTCGCCAAGGGTAAAGACCGGTTCGAGCCGCGCGAGGTCAGCATTGGGCGCATCGGCAGCGGCTTTATAGAAGTGATCGACAGCTTGGAGGAAGGCGAGGAGGTCGTGACCTCCGCCACCTTCCTCATCGACGCCGAAAGCAAGCTTAAAGCGGAATTGAAGGCGGTTAACGACGCGGCAACGCTGCAATGATTTTTGAAGAAGCGGAATTGGGTCTACTAGTCAAATAGCTTCGGCGAAGCTCGCGAGCCGACCCGAGCGATAAACGCCTTGCTCCAAAGAAGATGGCACGCCTCATTGTAGCAGAAGGTCAGGTGGTCGCTTCGACACTACGCAGCTCGCCCACCGCCTGCCGGAGGATTTGAACCGCGGAGCTGACGAATACGCCTGCCATCAATGCCGCAACAAATAGATCCGGCCACTTTGTGCCCGTGATCCAAACACCCAGCGCCGCGACCATCACCGCCACGTTGCCAATGGCATCATTGCGCGAGCAGAGCCAAACCGACCTGACGTTGGCGTCGCCATCCTTGTAGGGAATGAGGAGGAGAACGCTCGTGGCATTAGCGGCAAGTGCTAGAAAGCCGACGAGACCCATTACTTCTGCCTGGGGAGTGCCGATTACCAGGACATGGTACGCCGTTGCACCAAGGACCCACACTCCCATAAGCGTGAGACTTACGCCTTTGACGAACGCGGCCCAGGCGCGAATCCGCAGAGCGGAGCCGATCACCGCGAGGGTCATGCCGTAGGTCAGCGTGTCGCCCAGGAAGTCGAGCGCATCAGCCTGGAGCGCTCGCGAACCTGCCAACGCACCTGCACCCATCTCTACAAAGAACATAACGGCGTTGATGCCGATGACCGCCCAGAGACGACGCTTATAGGCAGGATCAAGACCCTCGAAACGTACCTCATTTCCGCAGCAACTTGCACTCATGCCCGCAACATAGTGAAGCGGGCGCCACAAACCAAGGTCGTGAGCGGCGGTGTGGCCGTTCTGGATAGGCACCGGCCTGGTTGTTAAGGATGTCTGCTCTGGGTCAAAAGCAGTCAGCGGCGAGCTGCTTCGTAACGTCCATTACCCAGCGGTTGTGAAAATTCATTAAGAGGCGAGGGCGATCCCTGTTGCTGAGGGAACGTTCCCTGTTCGCAGCCAATATTTCCCTGTTCTGCTTAGTAGGGAATTCCACCCGCAATCGCTTGTATAGGCTGGTGCCCTCGTCGCCTGACGACTTGAATCCGACTAGATTCCCTGTATTTTCCCGGGTATCAGGGAATTTGACGGCAGAGACGCGTTCGCTGCAGCCTCCCAGCACAGCCACCCAGTCGTGGCGTTCCTCGCTCTTTCCGGCCACCACTCAAACTGTCCCGAAGAAGTGCAGAAACTGGGCACCAATTGACGCTGAGGTTCTCTCGGCAGAGCGTTGAGTGGGGCACTTCGGCCCGCTATGGGACTTCCTGGCTCATTGTTCTCAGGAGGCTGATGCTTACGAGGCCGCCCCCCACAACGGCTATGGCGATTTGCGGCAGTCCATCACACTGCTGCTGTGGACGTTGTGCGCGGGCGATCGCGATTTTTTGGCTTTGGCACTCAGCTGCCATGTCGGCTTGCTCGGCCGACATCGGCCTCTGACACGGCGCGATCGTGGGGCTTGACCGTAACGCGCCTTTGTCTGCGGACGGCAGCCATGCAGTTATTGCGGGGCTATTCCTTCGGCAGGGGTTTCTGCACTTCCCTCGAATTGGAATTCGGGGCGGCTGATCTGCGAGGCTTGGGATGAAGTTCAACGAGTCGCAGCGCCAGCGCCAAGAGCGCCGTGCTCACCGGCAGCAGCATGATTGTCGCAATTCGGCCCCAGCTCATATCGGAGCCGCTTTCTTCGAATGATTGAAGAACCACGCGAAGAAAAAGAACGAAAAGAATCACTAGGATTAGCTCCGCCACGACCTGCTTGAGCTGTCCAATCTGCCGGACCCTAAGCCAAGCTGGCAACGCAAGCTGTTGTTCGGCCTCTTCCGGATGGATGAAGAGGGAGTAGATGCCGAAGGCAAAATAGAGAAGCACTATCGCAATCAAGAAGAGGTCCAAGGCCTCGACAACACTTGTGACAGCCGCCGTGCCGAACCGAGCTTCGTCAGTGGCGGAGGGGCAAGCCGTAAAAATCATATTGAAGCGATTGTTCCCTCTTTCAGCGCATTGCTTTGAATGGTGCTAAGCTGACGGGCTGATTGGAGTTAGACATGTCAGAAAAAACACAACGTGGGCCTCACTCCCCCGCGGCCAAGAAAACATCGAAAGCGACGAAACGTGTGGCTAAGCAGAAGCCCGCGCCTGCTGAGCCCGTTTCGGAGAAGACCCTGCGTGGGCCGCACTCACCAGCAGCCAATAAGGGCCCTGCAAAAAAGACTGATCCTAAAGGGTAGCGCAGCCTAGATTGACGCATGACAGGCCGCCTCCCAAAAATGATGTTCTCGATTGAGGGCTGTCATAGCCGGGAGCAGCGGCTTCAATTTATTTGGGCACGCGGTCAAGCAATTCGGAACGCGCCCGCTGCGGCGCACAATATCGCATGCGTCGAAGCGGATGCCAGCGTCTGAACTTTTCGTCTTTGCTCTGATTAAGTGCCCATCGCCGCGTGACTCAACGTCAGGTTTACGCTCGCCCGTCGCGAGTTGACGATGCCGCCTGATGGAATCCCGCATAGCTGCTATAGTGGTTCGCCTTGGGTTGGAAACATTCACTGGAGAGGACGCCATGGTCGATAAGTCTGTCTTTGATCTCCCCACGGAGCTCCGGAATCTGACCGAGCAATGCATGAAAGCTCAGACTTCCTACGGTCAGCTTATGCACTCGGTGACCCATACAATGAGGGCTTGGCCAGGCCTACCGTCAGAAACGATGGTTGCTGGATTCAATGAGTTCCAGGAAAGGGCAATGGACTTCGCGAAGGAAAACGCTGAAAGCTCATTCTCGTTGGCAAGAGAGCTCGCAAACGCGAAGGACGTGCAAGAGGTGATGTCAATACAGAGCCGTTATGGGCAGACTCAGATTCAGGCATACTCTCGTCAGGTCCAAGAGCTTGGCCGATTGATGGTCAACGCCATGAGTGGGGCGGGCAGAAAGATCTGAACGACTCGGCGAGACTCTCCATGCGAGACCATCAAGCCGGAAGCACCCGTATCAAGTCGAGCGCGGCTATGGGAAATAGGGCAGAGCACTTTCTGCTCTGCCCCTAGATTCAAACGTCCACGCCTTCAGAAATGACGAGGGCGTCGTGCCCAAGCACTATCTTAGACGTGAAACTCGCCGCTATTGGCACGGTTGGTAAAGCGCATTCGGCGCACGGGCTCGACGAACTCACGAGGCACGTCTGTCATGCCCTGCGCCCCCAAAGCTGATATGGGAGGTCTAAGCTTTTTTCGCTGGGGCACGTTCAAATAGGCGCCGAAGCTCATTCTTCGCCGCGTCGAGCCGCGCCCGGTCGTCGTCCGACAAGTTCCTGCCCGCGCGGTTCATATAGAAGACCAGCATCGACATAGCCGAGCGGAAAGGATCGGCCTTGCGGCGTGTGCTTGCTTCTGCCGAGCGCTTAAGGGATGCGGCGATCCGCTTGGGGTCCTTGAAGGTAAAAACGCCTTTCTCAAGGTCGAGCGCGTCCGATTGCGCGGTAACGTCTTGCGACCAACGTGAGGGTTTCTGTTCAGACATCATAGAAGCAAGGGTGGGGACCGTCGGTTTGGACCAGCCAGCACTGACGCACTTTATCAGCGTGAGCGCGAAAACAAACTTGGCCCCTAGGAAGGTTGGTTTCGGGGCTGCCAGTGGAGCCGGTGTCAAGTCCGACCAGGCTTTGAGTCGACGTGTCCCTTGACGTCAATCAAGGCGCGCAACACCCTTCCAGAGGGTAATTCCGCTGAATGGATTGATGAGCCACGACGACCGGCGTGAAAACTCTTGATCAAAGGCCGCAACATGAGCGATCGGCGAGAATTGGTCCTTCCACTCTCCATTCTTCGTCGCAGCGACGTCGCGTGTGTCGGTGGCAAGAACGCCTCCCTCGGTGAGATGATCGGCCAGCTAGAGGAGGCTGGCATCAACGTGCCTGGGGGATTCGCCACGACCGCAGCTGCCTATTGGCATTTCATCGAATCCAACAATTTGCAGTCCCGTATCGCGCAGACGATCGCGACGC
This genomic window from Methyloceanibacter caenitepidi contains:
- a CDS encoding TonB-dependent receptor, producing the protein MELRVTAAHSASRSSRKLSEVRERLLALAASAALIALSGEIVHAQETGKTTGEGGLESGVTGNGAPAATGGSPDPGADTQVPPVIVEQDPDIEAAPAVVEAEPDPEPRPRPRPAPRTTASAPVSAPAATADGGYASQDAIEEAIFDLPVDGSTLNRGSSGVDGYYAAGTSSATKTNTLIMNIPGSVSIIPEELAEDQAANTLGQALLYVPGIAVQQGEGHRDQLTFRGQETTADFFVDGVRDDIETFRDLYNVQTIEVLKGPNAMIFGRGGGGGVINRVTKRADGVPIYEGTVQVGSWGRARGTADVGQAISPNAAFRLNAMYEDSETFREFSWLERYGINPTMGFKLGERTTLHFSYEYKTHDQNIDRGGPSIDGRPFQAPLETYFGQPFASLTTFDGHVATATLEHETTGGLQIRNHTFFADYDKLYQNIFASSAVNAPGPGLVELDGYQNIEARQNFVNQTDFSYSFAHGQHLRHTLVGGLEFGVQKNDAFRNLPVFVAPGSGIFTLDVPVADPTVFTRTLYNRPNRRRFTDLDTSSAFIQDQFEITRYFELIGGIRFDRFDVSFEDTLNGFQTSRVDDEWSPRVGGVVKPWESLHFYASYAKSFLPANGDNFGELSVTASDLEPETFENYETGFKWTIMPRLLLQGAIYRLDRDNQAVTIGPDTFARGLTRTRGKEIEISGYVTDKWQVFGGYAHTDSEILFAGDDLSLVGNSVESVPVDTFSMWNKYQLTKKWGVGLGVIYQAGWFAEANNAVKVPSYTRFDSAVYYDINEHWSAQLNVENMFDTEYWISSHNNNNISYGAPTSAFVTMKAKW
- a CDS encoding TolC family protein, whose product is MIATKIRRFIILILTLSLSACYKQPVSYLDGGPSTLADGSRLNAETDVSAVTPADKTVVRYANASRYPDSQATYTGTVTLSDAVRRALRYSPALEAASIEVDAKRAETVQAGLRPNPVITGDVQNVGQDVQESTLELSQVILLGGKRLKRIRAAELDVGVAEWDYEAVRLRTASNTAEDFVDVLGSQRRIQILGELEGVARQLKKAVNERVDAGTISAVDLKRTEIEVIRAQSQLSQEKSLLGVLRRRLANNWGARSADFEYVKGDLATGTRLPSADQLSAFLSSNPDVARWTTEMMQREAVLRLEKSKRIPDLTVGAGARNVRDADETGALVGLSIPLPVFDRNQGNIAAAQTRVFKARRETMAARIDVNSQMLEAYGDLVVASRKLEALQKQILPTAQEVYADTNKGYAAGEFDLLSVLDSQRTLFATRLEIVNAQADFQKAKVRIEALIGRSLYDF
- a CDS encoding efflux RND transporter periplasmic adaptor subunit, yielding MTSEKNGNQRRPLNRLLIGTAILVVLMVMAAVAVWLPYSRATINSLVTTGVERAETSINGAGTGPDRSDPPHAENSDEQSKTETEKDQVAAIGGPADDGESSSGQHESEGEGAPDLGVENLKRLGIKVAVADDSPMVMDIERPAEVKFDNDRVVHVVPRVAGVVSSVSVSEGEVVEEDEVLAVVHSRELAEMKSAYLADLERRDLAWENFDRAKRLWEKKISSEKDYLAQKTALAEADIALTASQQKLRALGLSQSYLDKLKDGAVEDLAKYEIRAPITGTVIKKHISLGEAVSVDSDAFMVADTSTVWVDITVYPEDLREVGAGQIVQIQLDENDVVEGQIAFVTADVQEETRTAVARVIRDNAGGRLKPGMFVKAWIELSQETGGVRVPKTAVQNFNNNTVVFVQEGESFEPRPVKPGRENSKYVQVLSGLTKGESYVEEGAFTLKALIQKAQMGEGHGH